From Streptomyces mirabilis, a single genomic window includes:
- a CDS encoding ATP-dependent helicase: protein MQVSDTLLAELDSLHPRQRTAVLHDGNVVLRAGPGSGKTRTLVARIAYVLQTQISAFRGVACITYTNAAAEEIRRRVLRSGVRAEGRITCSTVHAFCLNEILRAFAHLTGQSAPQAGQVLNKAATEALLQRCFDQAGIGEVLAQHRMPQSTRIRRALACNEDLDSFDPREVQAARLYEEQLILRGEIDFEAMVTRAVHIVREHAHVRDLLRSRFPHLVVDEYQDLGGVLHELVLALRDLAGITVFAVGDTDQSVYGFTGADAKYLTELAGRADFRDLELEVNYRSGQDIITAAEAALGLSRGRLAREGAPPGDVNLEQVEGGLADHARVTCDLVEQAQNKGISPERIAILYPARGRLLDEVRSELTRRELDFRHEGDDKLPAGSLSRFVQRCASRAVTNYQIHTASGADRADMLRRTQAPSLASLARAFTTLRTEAQLAPSPSRLFVPRALQLCLDPEELYPAEAPALAWLEQLRAGLALDEIAAGHPDQDNTSSLDRMADLCRSKDFLLQDLARGEEVIGKVLLATYHAAKGREFDTVILPGLLQGIIPRDVPSGKQWRKPTETELAEQRRTFYVALTRAESTVTMIVGPGYETRNGYWMSLGPSAFVIEMARRLFPDEQT from the coding sequence ATGCAGGTCAGTGACACCCTGCTCGCAGAGCTCGACAGTCTGCACCCCAGGCAGCGGACCGCCGTTCTCCACGACGGCAACGTCGTACTGCGGGCCGGGCCCGGAAGCGGGAAGACACGCACCCTCGTCGCCCGGATCGCCTACGTGCTCCAGACGCAGATCTCGGCCTTCCGCGGCGTGGCCTGCATCACCTACACCAACGCGGCGGCCGAGGAGATCCGCCGCCGCGTCCTGCGCAGCGGCGTGCGCGCCGAAGGGCGGATCACCTGCTCCACCGTGCACGCCTTTTGCCTGAACGAGATCCTCCGCGCCTTCGCACACCTGACCGGGCAGTCGGCACCTCAAGCAGGACAGGTCCTCAACAAGGCGGCCACCGAAGCGCTTCTGCAGCGGTGCTTCGACCAGGCCGGCATCGGCGAGGTCCTCGCCCAGCACCGCATGCCCCAGAGCACCCGGATTCGCCGGGCCCTGGCCTGCAACGAGGACCTGGACAGCTTCGACCCGCGGGAAGTCCAGGCGGCACGCCTCTACGAGGAACAGCTCATCCTCCGAGGCGAGATCGACTTCGAGGCCATGGTCACCCGGGCCGTGCACATCGTCAGGGAGCACGCACATGTCCGCGACCTCCTGCGCTCCCGCTTTCCCCACCTCGTCGTCGACGAGTACCAGGACCTCGGCGGAGTCCTCCACGAACTCGTGCTCGCGCTGCGCGACCTGGCCGGCATCACCGTCTTCGCCGTCGGGGACACCGACCAGTCTGTCTACGGATTCACCGGAGCCGACGCCAAGTACCTGACCGAGCTGGCAGGCCGAGCGGACTTCCGCGATCTCGAACTCGAGGTCAACTACCGCAGCGGCCAGGACATCATCACCGCCGCCGAAGCCGCCCTCGGCCTTTCCCGAGGCCGCCTCGCCCGCGAAGGGGCACCCCCAGGCGACGTCAACCTCGAACAGGTCGAGGGAGGGCTCGCGGACCACGCCCGAGTGACCTGCGACCTGGTCGAACAGGCGCAGAACAAGGGCATCAGCCCCGAGCGGATCGCCATCCTCTACCCCGCTCGCGGTCGCCTGCTCGACGAAGTCCGCAGCGAGCTCACCCGACGCGAGCTGGACTTCCGGCACGAAGGTGACGACAAGCTCCCCGCCGGCAGCCTTTCCCGCTTCGTCCAGCGGTGCGCCAGCCGCGCCGTCACCAACTACCAGATCCACACCGCATCCGGCGCCGATCGCGCCGACATGCTGCGCCGTACGCAGGCGCCGTCACTTGCCTCCCTGGCCCGCGCCTTCACCACGCTGCGTACCGAGGCCCAGCTCGCCCCGTCCCCCTCGCGGCTCTTCGTGCCCAGGGCTCTGCAACTGTGCCTCGACCCCGAGGAGCTCTACCCAGCCGAAGCCCCTGCCCTCGCCTGGCTGGAGCAGCTGCGCGCCGGCTTGGCTCTTGACGAGATAGCCGCGGGACACCCCGACCAGGACAACACGAGCAGCCTCGACCGCATGGCCGACCTGTGCAGGTCCAAGGACTTTCTGCTGCAGGACCTCGCGCGCGGCGAGGAAGTCATCGGGAAGGTACTGCTCGCCACCTACCACGCAGCCAAGGGCCGAGAGTTCGACACCGTGATCCTGCCGGGCCTCCTCCAGGGCATCATTCCGCGTGATGTCCCGAGCGGGAAGCAGTGGCGGAAACCCACGGAGACGGAGCTCGCGGAGCAGAGGCGCACCTTCTACGTCGCCCTCACCCGTGCCGAGTCGACCGTGACCATGATCGTCGGCCCCGGGTACGAGACCAGGAACGGATACTGGATGTCGTTGGGGCCCTCAGCCTTCGTGATCGAGATGGCGCGGCGGCTCTTCCCCGACGAACAGACCTGA
- a CDS encoding M48 family metalloprotease, producing MTLGEMLQRHAGQAMVATAIISEAVMTQLRGPAAGIAVGVAAAAGGLWAVQGRARQKSAIAMGPSAQALTWQAHASRKPDPSDSDTYRHIATRMRQTTEHVRRTTAERGLKKVTLATSSETGSWADARSTGHGRRGHVWLGMRWLHPRHTNHLPAVLEHELAHLQRRDTGKRIAAESAAVAVAGLAAGLLPLPAFALTAAAAWALNTLFFWWGELACDLAAARVCGRTAVADMWREDLERDRARTVLPRIWVTVRGLRTHPPLRLRILCAEHVPLPDARGQAVHPLHTPAAS from the coding sequence ATGACACTGGGGGAGATGCTGCAACGCCACGCCGGGCAGGCCATGGTGGCGACGGCGATCATCAGCGAGGCCGTCATGACACAGCTGCGCGGACCGGCGGCCGGCATCGCCGTCGGCGTGGCGGCGGCGGCCGGCGGACTGTGGGCGGTGCAGGGCCGCGCCCGGCAGAAGTCGGCGATCGCCATGGGGCCGTCAGCCCAGGCGTTGACCTGGCAGGCCCACGCAAGCCGCAAGCCCGACCCGTCCGACAGCGACACGTACCGCCACATCGCCACCCGGATGCGGCAGACCACCGAGCACGTACGCCGCACCACTGCCGAGCGCGGACTGAAGAAGGTCACCCTGGCCACTTCCAGCGAGACCGGCAGCTGGGCCGACGCCCGCTCCACCGGCCACGGCCGCCGAGGCCACGTGTGGCTCGGCATGCGGTGGCTCCACCCCCGACACACCAACCACCTCCCCGCGGTCCTGGAGCACGAACTCGCCCACCTCCAGCGCCGCGACACCGGCAAGCGCATCGCCGCCGAGTCCGCCGCCGTCGCGGTGGCTGGCCTGGCCGCGGGCCTGCTGCCCCTGCCCGCCTTCGCCCTGACCGCAGCCGCCGCCTGGGCGCTGAACACCCTGTTCTTCTGGTGGGGCGAACTCGCCTGCGACCTCGCAGCCGCCCGCGTCTGCGGCCGGACCGCCGTAGCCGACATGTGGCGCGAGGACCTCGAACGTGACCGCGCCCGCACCGTACTGCCCCGGATCTGGGTGACGGTGCGGGGCCTGCGCACGCACCCGCCACTGCGCCTGCGGATCCTGTGCGCCGAACACGTCCCGTTGCCCGACGCACGCGGGCAGGCCGTGCACCCACTGCACACGCCGGCCGCCAGTTGA